The genome window CTCGCCGTAGCGCAACGTCTGCTTGCGGGTGACGGCGATGGGGACGACGTCGGGGAAGTGGTCGCCGCGCTGCTGGGCAAACCAGGTGGTGATGGCGCTGTCGTATGCCGCGGTGTGCGCGTAGACCTTCTCCGCCAGGCGCCGCCGCAACGCCGGGTCGCCAGCGCCCGAGGTGATGGCCTCCAGCACCTTGGCGTAGTCGCTCGGGTCCACCACGACCCAGACCGCGGCGAAGTTCTTTGCCGCCGAGCGCAGCATCGACGGGCCGCCGATGTCGATGTTCTCGATCACTTCCTCGGGATGCACGCCGGGTTTGGCCGCCGTCTCGCGGAAGGGATAGAGGTTGACGCAGACGAGGTCGATCGGGTGGATGTCATGCTCGGCGATCGCCGCCATGTGCTCGGGGAGGTCGCGTCTGGCGAGGAGCCCGCCGTGCACCGCCGGGTGCAACGTCTTCACGCGTCCGTCGAGCATCTCGGGGAACTGGGTGACGTCGGAGACATCGCGCACCACGAGGCCTGCCTCGCGCAGCGCGCGCGAGGTGCCACCGGTGGAGACCAGGTCCCACCCCGCGGCCACGAGGGCGCGGGCGAAGTCGACCAGTCCGGACTTGTCGGAGACGGAGAGCAGGGCGGTAGGCATGGGGGCAACGACGGAAGAGTCGTGGAAGGATTGGCGAGGAAGTCGCGTTCCCGGTCGCGCTAGCCGAGGAGGGCGTTGATCCCTTCGGCCGCGGCGCCCGGGTCGGCGCGCAGGGCAAAGTGCGTGGGGGCGAGGTGGCCCGGCGCGCCGTGGACGCGCCCATCGTCGCCTAACGTGATGACACCCGCGGCGAGCTGCTGCACCACACGCGGAAAGAGCGCGTGCTCCACGGCCAGGACGCGGCGGGCGAGCGTCTCGGCATCGTCACCGGGAAAGACCGGGACCGGCCACTGCGCGATGATGGCGCCGTGGTCGTACTCCTCGTCGACGAAGTGCACCGTGGCCCCGCTCACGCGCGCGCCGTGCGCCACCACGGCTTCGTGCACGTGGTGCCCGTACATCCCCGGACCTCCAAAGGCGGGGAGCAGCGCCGGGTGGACGTTGACGATGCGCCCGCGATAGGCGCGCGTCACCTCGGCGGGGATCATGCGCAGGTAGCCGGCCAGGACCACCAGGTCGATGCCGTGATGCGCCAGGAGGGCGAGCATCCCGTTGCTGCGTTGCTCGCGCTCCATGGCCAGGGCGGTGATGCCATGGCCGCGGGCACGCGCCAGCGCCCCTGCCGACGCGCGGTCGCAGGCGACGAGGACGATCTCGCCCGGGCGCGCGGCGCCAAGGGCGGTGAGGTGCTCCTGGATCGACTGGAAGTTGGACCCGCCCCCCGAGGCGAGCACGGCGATCTGCTTGCGCATGGCGCCGCATGTTAACGCAGGCGTTGGCCGGGGAGTAGAGTTGACCGGGCCGAGCTGAGGTTCGTGGAGCCTCAGATTCTCACGATCACGCACCCGCGGGGCGCCGCGATGGGTATGACCCTCAGCCTCGACCCTCGCCGGCCGCCGATTCCCTTCGCGTCCATGCACTCATCGAGTGTCAATTCATGCTTGCCATGCGAGTATGCGGCAACCCGAGTGGTCCCATCATTTCGAGTGCGTGCGGAACCGGAAGTTTCCCCGACGAGCGCTTGTCGACCTCCCAAACTGCCGATTCGGCGACGTGCCCGTCGGAAACGCTGGCCACAAAGATCTCATCGCAGGTGTCCTGCGCCGTGCTTCACTCGCGAACCAGCAGTTGCGGCGGGTGCTGGAGTCCAGGTGTCGATACATCATGCGTTGCTCGATATTCGGGCGCGGAGCGTGTTGAATCCGTGGCCTGTTCCTTCGGCATCAGAGTACTAGGGAATCCGTTTGCAGCTGAGGCTGCATCGGGCAGGTGCAAAGGCAGCTTGCGTCTTGGGGTGACGGCCGTACTATTGGCGCTCGCTGGACATCATCCTGCAGCGTTCCACGCAATTCGACATGCAGTTTCGATGACACCACGGCTGCGACCATCGTGCGATTCAGGAGATCCTGCGCCGCGTTGGACTCTACGCCTCATGCGTCTACTCTTCCCGTATCTAGTGTCCGCCGTCGCCGCCTGCGGCGACTCGGCGCCCGACGCGGGGTCGCACTCCTCACGAGTTCTGTGGCGCCTGCCGTTCGCACCGAATGAGCTCTTCTCATGGGGAGGAGTCCCCGCAGTTCGCGATGGGAGGGCGTACTGGAAGACGATGAATGGACTACTCGCCTTGGATATGATCTCAGGCGAGCGGCGATGGACAACGCCTCTCCCGATTCGCAGTCTGCAGGCTCCGAACGTACTGTGGCACGATGGGTTGCTTGCCATCGCCGACTGGTGGGGTGTGACCGTAGCCGATGCTGAGACCGGAACGGTGGTCTGGACCGCCGCGGACACGACGAGGCGGCACGATACCTTTCTCGATGCACGTGATGGAACGCTGTTTCACTTTCTTACGTCGGACTCGAATCGCCCTGGCCCCTACCTCGGTGTTCTGAAGGCTGTCGATTTGCGGACAGGTACGCCGAGGTGGGAGCAGGTACTGCTGCGCCATGAGACCTTTTCTGTACTGCCCCAGGGTGTCGTGATCGAGGGCGACGCGGTGTATGCGGTGGGGAGTCGCAGTCTGAGCGCCTCAGGGCACCTGAAGACGATCTTCGTCAGCGCGTTGCGTAGGATTGACGGCGCGTTGCTCTGGCACGCCGAGCTTCCGGGCGAGTTCCACGCGGCATCAACCAATGCGACGATCTTCGGATCCCTTCTCCTATTGGGCGACGGTTTCGGTTCGGGATTCCTGGCACTGGACCGCACCGATGGACACGAAGTGTGGAGGCTGTCGGGCGAGTCGGGATTCTACGGACCCACCTACGCGCCGCTTGTGCGGGACGGCATCGGATACGGCGTGTCCAGCGACCGACACGCGTACGCGTTTGACGCGGCCACGGGACGTCAGCTTTGGACGACGAAGCTTCCCGCGAGCGCGCACCAGCTCGCGCTTTGTGGCCGGTTCCTTCTGGTCGAAAACCAGGCAGTGATGCTTCTGGATCGCACGAGTGGCGCCATCGTTGATTCGCTCCTGACGAACCCCGATGGCAGTGAGATCCCGAGCAGCGGTTTCGCTGTCTCGGATCGCATCGCTGCCATCAGCACAGACCGGGAGATTGTAGGGTTCTCCTGTGAGTAACATGACCGAGGGGCACGGCTCACATGGGCAGTTCAGCTGATTGCGAACTCGCGTGTGCGTGGCGGGCGCCCGAATCGGGCAGCCCCCGCGGGGTCATGGCCACCGGGCGTGCCGCGCGAGAGGCAAGCGCCGCAGACGTATTCACCCCTCGCTCGCCGCAATCCACTCCTCGATCGCCTCACCCAGCGTATGCGCCACGTCCGCATGCGTGCGCGCCCAGTGCACCTCGCTGAACGGCGTCGCCGGCGACGGAACGAGGACGCCGATCCCGCCCAGTTCGAGCGCCGGCTCCACATCGCGCCGGCGATCGCCGACATACAGCGAACGCGTGAGGTCGATGCCATGGTCGCGC of Gemmatimonadaceae bacterium contains these proteins:
- the purN gene encoding phosphoribosylglycinamide formyltransferase is translated as MRKQIAVLASGGGSNFQSIQEHLTALGAARPGEIVLVACDRASAGALARARGHGITALAMEREQRSNGMLALLAHHGIDLVVLAGYLRMIPAEVTRAYRGRIVNVHPALLPAFGGPGMYGHHVHEAVVAHGARVSGATVHFVDEEYDHGAIIAQWPVPVFPGDDAETLARRVLAVEHALFPRVVQQLAAGVITLGDDGRVHGAPGHLAPTHFALRADPGAAAEGINALLG
- a CDS encoding PQQ-binding-like beta-propeller repeat protein, whose protein sequence is MSAVAACGDSAPDAGSHSSRVLWRLPFAPNELFSWGGVPAVRDGRAYWKTMNGLLALDMISGERRWTTPLPIRSLQAPNVLWHDGLLAIADWWGVTVADAETGTVVWTAADTTRRHDTFLDARDGTLFHFLTSDSNRPGPYLGVLKAVDLRTGTPRWEQVLLRHETFSVLPQGVVIEGDAVYAVGSRSLSASGHLKTIFVSALRRIDGALLWHAELPGEFHAASTNATIFGSLLLLGDGFGSGFLALDRTDGHEVWRLSGESGFYGPTYAPLVRDGIGYGVSSDRHAYAFDAATGRQLWTTKLPASAHQLALCGRFLLVENQAVMLLDRTSGAIVDSLLTNPDGSEIPSSGFAVSDRIAAISTDREIVGFSCE